Proteins from one Gimesia maris genomic window:
- a CDS encoding type II secretion system F family protein gives MIWYRYQGINSQGKHVSGRIQAADRDEVASRLQDQGLKIARIEEEESALAFSMPAVSASAGSQKLSSRDYDVISDHLSDLTRARLPLSTGLEAVSYEIESPRLRSAVQNLASQLDAGNDLETVLADSRAPRELCALVHAGTRSGKMSEILADYVAHTRQISEMKNQLLMALSYPLILMAFAMLMFLSIMLWILPAFESIYREFGIELPGMTLRLFELSLFLRTQWWWYLPTGLLLAGCYLLLMKTERGQIWSQKIIYRLPLIGGLLSGLSVSRFSHLLALLVDNQVPFLEALKMTGESSSNYEIRNACRRFSESVSSGQAEIASLESLKIFPATFLQTLASQSGTTSHQGPRYSVEILNALSDMLNSQTRVRITFFSSVVEPMVIIFCGILMGFLFIAMLAPLIQLLNLLY, from the coding sequence GCCGCATCCAGGCCGCAGACCGGGATGAAGTTGCGAGCAGGCTGCAGGATCAGGGGCTGAAGATAGCACGGATCGAAGAGGAAGAATCAGCGCTGGCCTTTTCCATGCCGGCCGTGTCTGCTTCCGCAGGCAGTCAGAAACTGTCGTCCCGCGACTATGATGTGATTTCCGATCACCTGTCTGACCTGACCCGTGCGCGGCTCCCTTTATCAACCGGTCTGGAAGCGGTTTCCTATGAAATCGAGAGTCCGCGTCTGCGGTCTGCGGTACAGAATCTGGCTTCACAACTGGATGCCGGCAATGACCTGGAAACGGTGCTCGCGGATTCCCGGGCCCCGCGCGAACTGTGTGCCCTGGTGCATGCCGGCACACGCTCCGGGAAGATGAGCGAGATCCTGGCGGACTATGTCGCACATACCCGACAAATCTCAGAGATGAAAAACCAGTTGCTGATGGCGCTCAGCTATCCTTTGATCCTGATGGCATTTGCCATGCTGATGTTTCTGAGCATCATGCTCTGGATCCTGCCTGCCTTTGAATCGATTTATCGGGAATTTGGAATCGAGTTGCCTGGGATGACTCTCCGGCTGTTTGAGCTATCCCTGTTCCTGCGGACGCAATGGTGGTGGTATCTGCCTACGGGACTGCTGCTGGCAGGCTGTTATCTGCTGTTGATGAAAACAGAGCGCGGTCAGATCTGGTCACAGAAAATAATCTATCGTCTGCCTTTGATTGGCGGACTGCTCAGCGGTCTATCGGTTTCGCGATTCTCCCATCTGCTGGCGTTGCTGGTTGACAACCAGGTCCCGTTCCTTGAAGCGCTCAAGATGACCGGGGAAAGTTCCAGTAATTATGAAATCCGCAATGCCTGCCGTCGGTTTTCCGAATCGGTATCGTCCGGACAGGCGGAGATTGCTTCCCTGGAGTCATTGAAAATATTCCCGGCCACGTTCCTGCAGACACTGGCCAGTCAGTCAGGCACCACATCCCATCAGGGACCCCGCTATTCTGTCGAAATTCTGAATGCACTGTCGGACATGTTGAACAGTCAGACGCGGGTCCGCATTACTTTCTTCTCGTCTGTTGTTGAACCAATGGTGATCATTTTCTGTGGCATTCTGATGGGCTTTCTGTTCATCGCCATGCTGGCCCCTTTAATTCAATTATTGAACTTGCTGTACTGA